A window of the Phragmites australis chromosome 20, lpPhrAust1.1, whole genome shotgun sequence genome harbors these coding sequences:
- the LOC133901348 gene encoding uncharacterized protein LOC133901348, giving the protein MAGKKRKAEAARLEETDRALYGAFRGAANSLSQLYTLAMGAQKVSFSAGERHAMEKLYEWILRQHENGLRLTVADIASHIQHEIQYGGDNASASPRSQYSSQCTPATVHIPNTSNQQPSPSLFAPGNPGLTQSKNSMVFSNALSSPIRRSLQPFHLEQGGDAGYFTNGATRDANPTASNESSMDMHSDSPAHDSY; this is encoded by the exons atggCGGGGAAGAAGCggaaggcggaggcggcgcggcTGGAGGAGACCGATCGGGCGCTGTACGGCGCGTTCCGGGGCGCCGCCAACTCGCTCTCGCAGCTCTACACGCTCGCCATGGGCGCGCAGAAGGTCTCCTTCAGCGCCGGCGAGCGCCACGCCATG GAAAAGCTCTATGAATGGATCTTGAGGCAGCATGAAAACGGTTTGAGGCTGACAGTTGCTGACATAGCCTCCCACATCCAG CATGAGATTCAGTATGGAGGTGATAATGCATCAGCCTCTCCAAGATCACAATATTCTAGCCAATGCACTCCAGCTACGGTGCATATCCCCAACACAAGCAACCAGCAACCATCACCAAGCTTATTTGCGCCAGGAAACCCCGGACTGACACAGTCCAAGAACTCAATGGTCTTTTCAAACGCATTATCCAGCCCCATCCGCCGGAGCCTGCAACCATTCCATCTAGAACAGGGTGGGGATGCGGGGTACTTCACAAACGGTGCAACCCGTGATGCAAACCCCACAGCTTCAAACGAATCATCCATGGACATGCATTCAGACAGCCCAGCTCATGACTCCTACTGA
- the LOC133901467 gene encoding uncharacterized protein LOC133901467: MEKEEKDAQTKNAKAARSKKHTRLQRSFLRFSRALKKLHGRGHANDNGEPPSSSATSFLSGCMHPRTHSFASVRRHRHFAAASRKHEEDGDDALAINFQSLRVGTTPVIAGEDGSSTQNYNSDGGGEEGDGVPVPAADKAVVGGAGVAVVTFSAAPYEDFRRSMREMMDAARSEAEAGGSGAAPALAVDWDFMEELLFCYLQLNDRAVHQDILRAFTDTVAALRRRRRTAAKSRRTRRQRRLANEDGRDGAEAEAVASS; the protein is encoded by the coding sequence ATggagaaggaagagaaggaTGCCCAGACCAAGAACGCCAAGGCAGCGAGGAGCAAGAAGCATACAAGGCTCCAGAGGTCATTCCTCCGCTTCTCCAGAGCCCTCAAGAAGCTCCATGGCCGCGGCCATGCGAACGACAACGGCGAGCCGCCGTCGTCCTCCGCCACTTCGTTCCTGTCCGGGTGCATGCACCCCCGGACACACTCCTTTGCCTCtgtccgccgccaccgccacttCGCCGCCGCTAGCCGCAAGCACGAGGAAGATGGCGACGACGCTCTCGCCATCAATTTTCAGTCTCTCCGGGTCGGCACGACTCCTGTTATTGCCGGCGAAGACGGCTCGTCGACGCAGAACTATAATAGCGACGGCGGGGGTGAGGAGGGCGACGGCGTGCCGGTGCCTGCGGCGGACAAGGCGGTGGTCGGTGGCGCCGGCGTCGCGGTGGTGACGTTCTCGGCCGCGCCGTACGAGGACTTCCGGCGGTCCATGCGGGAGATGATGGACGCCGCGCGGAGTGAGGCCGAGGCCGGGGGGAGCGGCGCCGCCCCGGCGTTGGCGGTGGACTGGGACTTCATGGAGGAGCTACTGTTCTGCTACCTCCAGCTCAACGACCGCGCGGTGCACCAGGACATCCTCCGGGCGTTCACCGACACGGTCGCCGCTCTCCGGCGGAGGCGCAGGACGGCGGCGAAGAGCAGGCGGacgcgtcggcagcggcggctggCTAACGAAGACGGCCGCGACGGTGccgaggcggaggcggtggccTCGTCGTGA